The Lineus longissimus chromosome 2, tnLinLong1.2, whole genome shotgun sequence genome window below encodes:
- the LOC135483665 gene encoding uncharacterized protein LOC135483665, protein MMTFQILLLLGATLALAFGKGTNSGCAPLDIAFLIDESASIPDKDFKEVLRFSDALVSQLAKDADVKVGIIDFSTEAVPTLWLNDPANNEGASAVGKKFLGVVRSAENFNTNTHLAFFIARTQMLNTSFGVGTRCVATRVVILITDGLPSWPTDAYMEATATLAQDIAVFVIGTGPDDNFGSGMGSRYLLAAYFTGGDVSNVFRATNYAELQSMVASIKGSLCQVSNVRTKASQISKLDTKAYKENPANAANDPKSRNRPGQCK, encoded by the exons ATGATGACGTTTCAAATTCTTCTCCTGCTCGGGGCAACGCTTGCTCTGGCGTTCGGAAAGGGTACAAATTCTG GCTGCGCGCCCCTGGACATCGCCTTCTTGATTGATGAGAGTGCGAGCATTCCCGATAAAGACTTTAAGGAGGTGCTGCGTTTCTCCGACGCCCTTGTTAGTCAACTGGCGAAGGACGCGGACGTCAAGGTCGGAATCATTGATTTCTCCACTGAAGCAG TACCCACTCTATGGTTGAATGACCCGGCGAACAACGAAGGTGCATCAGCAGTCGGGAAGAAGTTTCTCGGTGTCGTCCGATCCGCCGAAAACTTCAACACGAACACGCATCTCGCCTTCTTCATCGCCCGGACACAGATGCTGAACACTTCCTTCGGTGTGGGCACCCGGTGTGTAGCCACCAGGGTAGTGATCCTCATCACTGACGGTCTCCCTTCATGGCCCACGGACGCCTACATGGAAGCCACAGCAACACTGGCCCAGGACATCGCGGTGTTCGTCATCGGGACAGGGCCCGATGACAACTTTGGATCAGGAATGGGAAGTAGGTACCTCCTTGCCGCTTATTTCACCGGCGGGGATGTGTCCAATGTATTCCGGGCGACGAACTATGCTGAGCTGCAAAGCATGGTTGCAAGCATTAAAGGCTCATTATGCCAAG TTTCGAATGTCAGGACAAAAGCATCGCAGATTTCCAAACTGGACACCAAGGCATATAAAGAGAACCCAGCCAATGCCGCAAATGATCCCAAAAGTCGAAATAGGCCGGGACAATGCAAGTAG